In the Ammoniphilus sp. CFH 90114 genome, one interval contains:
- the htpG gene encoding molecular chaperone HtpG has translation MEKKQFQAESKRLLEMMINSIYSQREIFLRELISNSSDAIDKIYYKALTDDSLSFDQDSYYIKVVADKENRTLRITDTGIGMTPEELENNLGIIAKSGSLAFKKENEIKDGHDIIGQFGVGFYSAFMVADVVTVMSKALGSDQAYKWESQGADGYTIVPCEKDTVGTEIILKIKENTEEESYDEYLEEYRLKGIIKKYSDFIRYPIKMDITTRKLKEGSETEFEEVKEEQIVNSMVPIWRKNKSELTKEDYENFYAEKHYGFDQPLKHIHISVDGAVRYNAILFIPESIPFDYYSKEFEKGLELYSNGVLIMNKCADLLPDYYSFVKGMVDSEDLSLNISREILQHDRQLKLIAKNIKTKITNELQNLLKNDREKYEQFYKSFGRQLKYGVYSDYGTNKDVLQDLLMFYSSKEKKMVTLDEYVSRMPEDQKYIYYASGETNERIEKMPQTELVADKGYEILYFTDEIDEFAIKMLMSYKEKEFKSVSSGDLGIEAEDSQNNTDAEQKENQELFDHMKKVLSGKVKDVRVSKRLKTHPVCLSTDGEVTIEMEKILKSMPNNQNIQADKILELNVNHEVFQSLKDAFEKDQEKLNLFTNLLYNQALLIEGLPIQDPVEFTNDICKIMV, from the coding sequence ATGGAAAAAAAGCAATTTCAAGCCGAATCCAAAAGACTTTTAGAAATGATGATTAACTCCATCTACTCTCAGCGTGAGATCTTTTTGAGAGAATTAATCTCGAACTCGAGTGACGCGATTGATAAAATCTATTATAAAGCTTTAACGGACGATTCCCTTAGCTTCGATCAAGATAGCTATTACATTAAAGTAGTAGCTGATAAGGAAAATCGGACACTCAGGATCACAGATACTGGAATCGGGATGACACCGGAAGAGTTGGAGAACAACCTCGGCATTATCGCGAAGAGCGGTTCTTTAGCATTTAAGAAGGAAAATGAGATCAAAGATGGCCATGATATTATTGGTCAATTCGGGGTTGGTTTCTATTCCGCCTTTATGGTAGCTGATGTGGTGACCGTGATGAGTAAAGCCCTAGGCAGCGATCAGGCCTATAAGTGGGAATCTCAAGGTGCGGATGGTTATACGATTGTTCCTTGCGAGAAAGATACGGTCGGTACGGAGATTATTCTTAAGATCAAAGAAAATACCGAAGAGGAAAGTTATGACGAGTATCTTGAGGAATACCGATTAAAAGGGATTATCAAGAAGTACTCCGACTTTATTCGCTACCCGATCAAGATGGATATCACCACCAGAAAGCTCAAAGAAGGCAGCGAGACTGAATTCGAAGAAGTAAAAGAAGAGCAGATTGTCAACAGCATGGTGCCGATCTGGAGAAAGAATAAAAGCGAGTTAACGAAGGAAGATTACGAGAATTTCTATGCGGAGAAGCATTACGGATTTGATCAGCCGCTTAAGCACATCCACATTAGTGTGGATGGGGCTGTGAGATATAATGCGATTCTATTTATCCCTGAGAGTATTCCGTTCGACTATTATTCCAAGGAATTCGAAAAAGGGCTAGAACTCTATTCTAATGGCGTATTGATCATGAACAAGTGTGCCGATCTACTTCCTGACTATTACAGCTTCGTGAAAGGGATGGTGGACTCGGAAGATCTGTCCCTAAATATCTCTCGTGAGATCCTTCAGCATGATCGCCAGTTGAAACTCATTGCTAAGAATATTAAGACGAAGATCACGAATGAATTGCAGAACCTATTAAAGAATGATCGCGAGAAGTACGAGCAATTCTATAAGTCCTTTGGCCGCCAATTAAAGTATGGTGTATACAGTGACTACGGCACGAATAAGGATGTTCTTCAGGATTTACTCATGTTCTACTCTTCCAAAGAAAAGAAGATGGTAACACTAGATGAATATGTATCAAGAATGCCAGAAGATCAAAAATATATTTACTATGCCTCTGGTGAAACGAATGAACGTATTGAAAAGATGCCGCAAACCGAGCTGGTTGCGGACAAGGGATATGAAATCCTTTACTTTACGGATGAAATCGATGAGTTCGCGATCAAGATGTTGATGTCTTATAAAGAAAAAGAATTCAAGTCGGTATCTAGTGGCGATCTAGGCATTGAAGCAGAGGATAGCCAAAACAATACGGATGCAGAGCAAAAGGAAAACCAAGAACTCTTCGATCATATGAAGAAGGTGCTATCTGGAAAGGTAAAGGACGTTCGAGTATCCAAGCGCTTAAAAACACATCCTGTTTGTCTGTCAACAGATGGGGAAGTAACCATTGAGATGGAAAAGATCCTAAAATCTATGCCTAATAATCAAAATATCCAGGCAGACAAGATATTGGAACTCAATGTGAACCATGAGGTGTTCCAGTCTTTAAAGGATGCCTTCGAGAAAGATCAAGAAAAATTAAATCTCTTTACAAACCTGTTATACAATCAAGCTCTTCTTATTGAAGGATTGCCTATTCAAGATCCGGTAGAATTTACGAATGACATTTGCAAAATTATGGTTTAG
- a CDS encoding HPP family protein, with protein sequence MIMGQLKPYIAKMRGTGKSPLKVIPKTLLISSVGGFLTIALLVYMTNVTSSILLMAPFGASCVLAFAVWESPLSQPRNIIGGHLVSTAVGLGLYHLWGNQPWVLALGVGLAIGAMIVTRTTHPPAGADPIVVILAGSSWGFLFTPVLLGSIIIVVAALLFNNLDENRRYPTFWV encoded by the coding sequence ATGATCATGGGTCAGCTTAAGCCGTATATAGCAAAAATGAGAGGGACGGGAAAAAGTCCGTTAAAGGTGATCCCTAAAACATTATTAATTAGCTCTGTTGGAGGATTCTTAACGATTGCTTTACTTGTCTATATGACGAATGTTACTTCCTCTATACTTTTGATGGCCCCCTTCGGAGCAAGTTGTGTTCTGGCCTTTGCGGTATGGGAATCTCCTCTTTCTCAGCCAAGAAATATTATCGGAGGGCATCTTGTATCCACGGCGGTAGGTTTAGGTTTATATCATCTCTGGGGAAATCAGCCATGGGTACTAGCCTTAGGGGTAGGGTTGGCCATTGGAGCTATGATCGTCACACGAACCACTCACCCACCAGCTGGGGCGGATCCTATTGTGGTGATTTTGGCTGGGAGCAGCTGGGGCTTTTTATTCACTCCAGTTTTGTTAGGTTCCATCATTATTGTCGTAGCGGCTCTTTTGTTTAATAACTTAGATGAAAATAGAAGGTACCCTACATTCTGGGTATAA
- a CDS encoding DMT family transporter, giving the protein MMLIGYLLMCFIFGTTYLAIKIGLSEGLPPLYMASLRFFIASLVLGLFLMLIKKSSYPKGIKLYLEMAYLGILMTTIPFAALFWAEQHISSGIASLLVATAPLFIGLLSRMDRLQWLGFFVALTGLYLVLYQDIWSDVSSTESLMAKGAIVLSELFFAYGAIRSKKLLSTGLSPQWFNSIQMGFASLALFLASLLIGERPFTFTQWTPTSIASLLYLAIVASVLASGIYYWLIHVTNPLFPSTWTYVAPIIALSAGSLLMGEAYPVTSLAGTIFVLSGVVIINRKVFLSLLPKKRSAETKGHLICSEGEQREVAGKI; this is encoded by the coding sequence ATGATGCTAATTGGATATCTGTTGATGTGCTTCATTTTTGGAACCACGTACTTGGCTATTAAAATCGGACTCTCGGAGGGGCTGCCTCCACTATATATGGCCTCTTTGCGTTTTTTTATTGCAAGCTTGGTACTAGGCTTGTTTCTTATGTTAATAAAGAAAAGCTCTTACCCTAAAGGGATAAAACTTTATCTCGAAATGGCTTACTTAGGAATCCTAATGACGACGATCCCGTTCGCTGCCTTGTTCTGGGCAGAACAGCATATCTCGTCGGGGATTGCCTCCTTACTCGTTGCCACAGCTCCCTTATTCATTGGCTTGTTAAGTCGGATGGACCGGCTTCAATGGTTAGGTTTCTTCGTGGCGTTAACTGGACTCTATCTCGTACTTTACCAGGATATTTGGTCAGATGTCTCATCAACGGAGAGTCTAATGGCCAAGGGAGCTATTGTACTGTCTGAATTGTTCTTTGCCTATGGCGCCATTCGCTCGAAAAAGCTTCTATCCACAGGTCTTTCTCCGCAATGGTTTAATAGTATACAAATGGGCTTTGCTAGTCTGGCTTTGTTTCTTGCCTCCCTATTGATTGGTGAGCGTCCATTCACCTTCACCCAATGGACGCCCACCTCCATCGCGAGCTTGCTATACTTGGCTATTGTGGCTTCCGTTTTGGCATCAGGAATATACTATTGGCTCATTCATGTCACGAACCCACTATTTCCGTCTACCTGGACTTACGTGGCACCTATTATTGCCCTTTCTGCTGGTTCTCTCTTGATGGGCGAAGCCTATCCTGTCACAAGTCTAGCAGGTACTATTTTTGTTTTGAGTGGAGTCGTAATCATTAATCGAAAAGTATTTCTCTCTCTTCTTCCCAAGAAGAGAAGCGCAGAAACAAAAGGCCATCTTATCTGTTCCGAAGGTGAGCAGCGGGAAGTAGCAGGGAAGATATAA
- a CDS encoding LysR family transcriptional regulator — protein MPRLQQLKYFIAVVENGSLNQAAKSLFLSQPALTKQLMILEGELQCPLFIRKKTGMELTSGGRFLYEKACTIVQQVEQLKEELQMFNQKIHLRIGALPSIGTYYLPLFMDCLTSHRPYQLEIILRDTTKELIELVKQDLLDIAYVQDCMKPEGLEWISLFREPYLAVLPKSHPLAQQEEISLQELVAHRMILYKDPCDIRTSFRKSCNEAGVHPTQTMELEFNESVLSFVANGLGISITPNMVAERITDPLLTTRKVSSPSLERTVDVVYRQDNQEHTQKFIQFTLGI, from the coding sequence ATGCCGAGACTTCAGCAACTGAAATACTTTATCGCGGTCGTTGAGAATGGCAGTTTGAACCAAGCAGCCAAATCGCTCTTTCTTTCTCAACCTGCACTTACTAAGCAGTTAATGATATTAGAAGGTGAACTTCAATGCCCTTTGTTTATCCGGAAAAAAACAGGAATGGAGTTAACGAGTGGGGGAAGATTCCTCTATGAGAAAGCCTGCACTATCGTTCAACAGGTAGAGCAGCTTAAGGAAGAGCTCCAGATGTTTAATCAGAAGATTCATCTCCGCATAGGCGCCCTCCCTAGCATAGGGACCTACTATTTACCTTTATTTATGGATTGCTTGACATCCCACCGGCCTTATCAATTGGAGATCATTCTCCGTGATACGACGAAAGAACTCATAGAACTAGTCAAACAGGATCTGCTCGATATCGCCTACGTTCAAGACTGTATGAAGCCCGAAGGACTGGAGTGGATTTCTTTATTCCGAGAGCCCTACCTTGCCGTCCTGCCAAAATCGCATCCCCTCGCACAACAAGAGGAGATCAGCTTGCAGGAGCTCGTAGCGCATAGAATGATACTGTATAAAGACCCTTGCGATATCCGCACATCCTTTCGAAAAAGCTGTAATGAAGCGGGCGTCCACCCAACCCAAACGATGGAACTCGAATTCAATGAATCCGTTCTTTCATTTGTAGCCAATGGGCTTGGTATCTCTATTACGCCTAATATGGTGGCTGAGCGTATTACAGACCCTCTTCTTACCACGAGAAAGGTCTCATCCCCATCTTTGGAGCGAACGGTCGACGTTGTCTACCGACAGGATAATCAAGAACATACACAAAAATTCATTCAATTCACCTTAGGGATATAA
- a CDS encoding VOC family protein, whose amino-acid sequence MTVRLNPYLVMNGNAKEAIEFYQKALGATVLGIQTFGEMPSNPNFPMPEEAKGRVAHAMLKVGETELMLSDTFPGQPHQVGNQVTICITADEVEHSKKIFDALQQDGQVGMPFQETFWSPGYGVVTDKFGVTFQISTEGKH is encoded by the coding sequence ATGGAAATGCTAAGGAAGCGATCGAATTCTACCAGAAGGCCTTAGGAGCTACAGTCCTTGGCATTCAGACTTTCGGGGAGATGCCGTCGAACCCGAATTTCCCTATGCCCGAAGAGGCAAAGGGTCGTGTTGCTCATGCGATGCTAAAGGTTGGAGAAACCGAACTTATGCTATCGGATACGTTCCCAGGCCAACCCCATCAAGTAGGCAATCAAGTCACGATTTGTATTACGGCTGATGAAGTTGAGCACTCAAAGAAAATCTTTGATGCGCTGCAACAGGATGGTCAAGTAGGGATGCCATTTCAAGAAACGTTTTGGAGTCCTGGATACGGAGTCGTAACCGATAAGTTTGGGGTTACTTTCCAAATCAGTACGGAAGGCAAACACTAA